CGGACGATATCCGTCGAAGGAATCCAGACGTCCGTAGGCAGCGAGATCGAGGAGAGCGAAGCCAGGTGGATGTACTGGTAATTCTGCGTATAGGCCGCTTTGATCGAGGAGCGGTCGTTCAAGGCAAATCGTACCGAAAGCCGGGGCTCGAGCTTCAGATAGGTCTTGATGTTTTCTCCCGGCGAGTAGTGCAAGGTGTCGGTCACTACGTTCCGGACCGGATCTCGTACATACCGGTCGAACGGCCCGACTTGCTGGAAGCGGGAAAGTCGAAGTCCGCCGTTGACCTTCCAACGGTCGTCGATTTCATATTCGTCGTTGACGTATATCGCTGCATCGTGGGCATAATTGCGCAGCACTTTCCCCAGATCGAATTTGACATCTCCTGATTGCGCGGAAGCGTTGCTTGGTACGAAAACATGGAAGATATACTGAGCACCAAACTTGACCGTATGCAAGACGTTCGGTAGCCAGGTGAAATCGGTCTTTAGGTTGTAGTCGGTGATGCCACTGAATAACTTGAAGTTGAAGGCATCCTGTCCGCCTTCGAATTCGAACTTGTAATTCGTGTAAATGAGCGAGGTGTTCATGAACAGGCGGTCGGTGAACAAGTGATTCCAACGCGCTGTGGCCGTGGCATTACCCCAGGGAACTTTGATATAGAAATCCGATTCCTGGCTTTTGAAGTTGAAAACATCGCGACCGAAATAGCCGCTCAGAAACAAACGATCATTTTCACCAAGACGGTAGTTGACCTTTGCGTTGAGGTCGTAGAAGTAATACTTGTTGCCGGCAATGTCGGAGCTGCTGCTCACAAACGGTTTTCCCATGAACAAGTCGATGAACGTGCGGCGAGCCGACACGATGAACGACCCGGTATCTTTCCGGATCGGCCCCTGAACCGTCAGGCGGCTGGATACGAAACCGATACCACCCTCGGCTCCGAATTTCTGGTTGTTCCCTTCCTTCATTTGAATGTCGAGCACCGATGCCAGTCGACCACCGTAGTTGGCGGGCATGCCTCCCTTGGTAAGGGTGACATTCTGCACCGCGTCAGCATTGAATACACTGAAGAAACCAAACAGGTGAGAAGCGTTGTAAACGACCGCTTCATCCAGGAGAATGAGGTTCTGATCAGGGCCACCTCCGCGTACGTAGAAACCGGAGTTTCCTTCTCCGGCGGATGAAACGCCGGGTAGTAGTTGGATCGTCTTCAGGACATCGACTTCGCCCATGAATGCGGGAAGGGTCTTGATTTTTTCGATCTCGATCTTCTCCTTACCCATGTCGGTTGACTGGACATTCCGGTCAGCTTTTTCGCCGCTGATCGTGACTTCCTTGGTCTCGATCGCCCCCGATTGCAGGGAGATGTTGATGCGTAGGTCCTTATTCAGGTCAACGGACCGCTCCTCACTCTTGAAACCCAGGTAGGAGATGACCAGCGTGTATTGCCCGGCAGGAAGCGTGATGGAATAAAAACCATACTGGTTGGTCGTTACACCTTTCAGGTTCTCTTTGATGTAGACATTCGCTCCGAGGAGTGATTCGCCGGTAGCTGCTTCCCGAATGAAGCCGCTGACGGTATGATTTCCCGGAGTTTGAGCCTGAACCATCGGTTCGATGGAGAACAGGAAGATGAAGCAAAACAGAATAAAACGCATAAAGTAGATAAGGAAGGCCGGATTGGCGCCGCGAAGGTAGAAACAGACCATTGGATAATTGGTTACCGGTTTCTTAAAAATCAGTGATTCTTCGTGTCAACTTGAATGCCCCCGATTTGCGATGTATCTTTGCAGCACGTTCTTATCATCGCCGGTGACCTTGTCGCTCCGTTCAGTCGGGGAGGAAAGTCCGGGCAATATCGGGCAGCCTGCTTCCTAACGGGAAGGGATCCTGAAAGGGATCATAGAAAGTGCCACAGAAACTAAACCGCCAGGAGCGCAAGTTCCGGGTAAGGGTGAAAACGTGAGGTAAGAGCTCACGGCAGCTACCGGCGACGGTACTGCGGGTAAACCTCAGGCATTGAAAGACCAAATAAGCCGTGGAAGGAACTCGTTTCCGGGAGGGTGGCCCATCCGATGCTTTTGCGCCACGGCGGGTAGGTCGATCGAGCGGGCATGTGAATGCACGCCCAGATAAATGACAAGGGTCCCGCTTGCGGGAAACAGAACCCGGCTTACGATCCGGCGATGACCACATGAGCAGCTGCCCCACAACGGGGTGGCTGCTTTCCTTTTGTATGGGCAGCAAAAAAGCGATGTCGGCCCTTAAATCGTATCTTTGAACCCTATGCCGGTAGAGCTGATCACGGAACACTCCCCGCTTTGGCTAGTTGCCTGCCTGCTGCTTGGACTGCTATACGCCTTCGTGCTCTACCGATACCCGGCTGTGGAATCGCTGGGTAAGGTGTTGCATCGGCTGTTGTTCCTGTTCAGGGCGTTGGTTGTTTCATTCCTCGCTTTTTTTCTGCTCTCCCCTTTATTGCGTACCCTTTCAAGGGAAACGGAGAAACCGATTCTATTGCTTGCCGCAGACAATAGCCAGAGTCTTTTACTCAACAAGGACTCCGCTTATTATCGTTCCGACTATTCAACCGACCTGCATCGGTTTGCCGCGAAGCTCGATGATCAGTTTGAAGTCCGCTGGCTGCGCTTCGGAGAAGAAGTCCGGGAATCCGATACCCTCGACCTGAAAGACCGGCAAACAGACCTTTCGAGTTTGTTCTCGGAGTCCGCTATCCGCTATGCAAACCGGAATGTAGGCGCTATCGTAGTGGCGAGCGACGGAATCATCAACAAAGGCATCAATCCTGCCTATGTTTCGACCGGGATACAGGCTCCTGTCTATTCGATCCTGCTGGGCGATACGATTGTCAGGAAGGATCTCTTCATCGCCCGGGTCAATCACAACAAGACGGCTTATCTCGGAAATACCTTTCCCATCAATGTCGTGGTGGAAGCCCGACAATTATCCGGTCAGCAAATGACCTTGACGGTGAAAGAGGATTCCATTGTCCGGTTCAGCCGCAACTTCCCGATCACCGGTAACCGTTTCCGCCAGGAAATCCCGGTCTTGCTGGAAGCGCTCAAGAAAGGCCTGCACCACTACAAGATCGAGTTGAATCAGTTGCAGGGCGAAGTGACCTATACGAATAATGAACGGGATGTCTACATCGAAGTGCTGGAGCAAAAACAACAGATTCTGATACTTGCCGCCGCGCCTCATCCAGACCTCGGAGCCTTTCGGGAGGTACTCGAACGCACCCGGAATTATGAGGTCAAGACCCGACGATTCGAGAAATTCGACGGCAACCTGAGCGGATTGAACCTGCTCGTCTTGCACAACCTGCCTTCCCGCAACCAGAACCCGGAGGCCCTTCTCAAAAAGGCTGCCGATGCCGGTGTCCCGGTCTTGTTTATCCTGGGTACATCGCTCAATGTAAACGCATTTAATGCGCTCCAGTCCGGTTTGGTTATCCAGGGTGGTAGCACGGATCGGACGAATGCCGCCGGACCGGTACTGGACAACAACTTTTCGCTCTTCAGTTTGTCGGATGTACTGCGCGGTTCAATCGCATCCTTTCCGCCACTGCTGGCTCCTTTTGGAAAGTACAAGCCATCCGGTACTCCCTATGTACTGCTGAACCAGCAGATCGGCGCCGTAACCAGCGCGGAACCGTTGTTGTTCTTCACAGAAAACGGACGCAGCCGTAGAGGATTTCTATGCGGCGAAGGCTTTTGGAGATGGCCGATTGCCGATTACAGCCAGAACGGATCCTGGGATGCAAGTCAGGAGTTGTTGCTCAAGACGGTGCAATTCCTGTCGGCATCCGGAAACAGGAGCAACTTCCGTGTACTCGCACGAAACAGCTACGCTGAAAACGAAGCGATCATTCTGGATGCCGAAGTGTATGACCAGAGTTACTCGCTGGTGAATACCCCGGATGTTTCACTTATGTTGCTGCGTCCTGACGGAACCAGGTTTCCATTCACTTTCTCCAAATCGGGCAACGCCTATTCGCTCAATGCGGGATTCCTGGCGCCAGGGGAGTACCGGTATGATGCGAATGTCCTGGTCGGTGACAAGCGCTATAGCGCCACCGGGCGCTTCAGTGTTACGCCCATTCAGGCGGAACGGGAGGAAACCGTAGCCGACCATGCGCTCATGTTCAATCTGGCTGGTAAAAACGGCGGTGCAGCGTTCAGTCGCGATCAATTGGATATGCTAGCCGATACCTTGTTGAAGCGGGAAGACATTCGCACCGTCAGCTATTCCCGTATCCGACTGGAAGACCTGATCCAGGTAAAGTGGATCTTCTTCCTGCTCATGGGGCTCCTGGCTGCCGAATGGTTTATCCGTAAACGTTCGGGGCTTTATTGATCGCCGACGAAAATATAGTAGCGGGCGATGTCCGTCTCCGGATGCAGTGTTCCTTTTCCGCTTAACCAATCAGCAAAGTTCTCTGTCAGCCAGGGTCCCATGAGGACTCCCTTGCTGCCAAATCCATTCAACAGGAAAACATTGGCATGCTTCGGATGACGGCCGATCAGCGGACGACGCCCTTTTACAGCCGGGCGTATACCGGCCTGGTGGTCTATTAACTCAAAGGGCAGGCGTAATACACTTTCCAGTTTGTCTATCAGGTCTTTTTTTGCCTGTTCAGTCGGGATTTGATCCAGTTCATGCCAGGAGTAAGTTGCTCCGGCTCGAAAGCGTTCATTTCCGATCGGCACGAGGAATAGTCCATGGAAAATAATATGCTGTTGCGGCAAACCCGGTACGCGAATCGTGAGGATCTCTCCCTTCACAGGGTCAAATGGTAACCAGGACCATAATGGATTCTTTCTCGCTTGTTCCCCTTCACAGAAGATGATGGACCGCGCGCTGACCTGGTTGAATTGAACGAACTCCTCGGTAAGTTGAAGTGATGTCGGATCAAAGGTGTCCGTCAATAATATCCCTTGGTTACTCCATTTTACCCGGAAGAAGTCAAGAAAACGGGGCAGATCCATCCAACCACAATGCCGCATGACGAATTGCCCCGCCGAAGGTTGTAAGGCAGTTTTATAGTCATCATCCGTATACTGCCCGACGAGCAAGTGATCGAGATCCGGATCGGACATGCGGGCAGTCCAGTCGTTGCATTCCTTTACAGTGGCGGCTACTTCCAGTCCATCGACCGCGTGATAGAACAACTCGCCGGTATCGCGATGCAGGGAATTATAGTAGGATTCATTGAAGGTGAGAAAGGTGTCGGCCATCCAGCTTTTAGCACGCCTGCGACCGGTTACCGGATGGACCAAACCCGCCGCAACGCGTGAAGAGGATACCGGTTTTTCCTGTTCGACAATGCGGAAGGAGATTCCCCGGCGTTCAAAAGCGCGCCCCAGTAGTGTACCTGCCAATCCCTGACCGACGATCAGATAATCTACCACCGCATCCTGATTCATGGACGCGTACCGGTAAATCCGACCAGAGCAAGACGATCCGATGCCGAGTTAACGGCAATCCGATAGAAGTCGCCGATGGATTTGGAAAAGTCGGCGATCTCGGCCCATTCGCTTCCGCTATTCAACTTTCGTCTGTACAACTTGCCTTTGGATCCCATCAACAAACTGCCATCGGATAGAACAGTATAATCTTCGCTGCCGGCCAGCGTGGGGAAAAGCTCCCTTGTTGCATAGGTTTTCGCGTTCATGGCAAGTATTTTCCATTCAAGCTCGTTTGCCTTGACGACAAAATACAGTTCCGAGCGATCCGGATTCATGCGCATGCAACGTCCTATGTCAGAGGCGATGAGAGTACGCTGATGCGTTCGGAGGTTCAGCACTTGCAGCGTATTGGCCGGACCCAGGATGAACATGGCCAGCATGCTGTCATTCATCCAGCAATAGTATCCGATCGAATCGGTGCCGGGTTCAGGACGGGGTATGGAAATGTCATGATGGGCGGTAGGCAGACGGTAGAACCGTTGGCCGGAATCCAGGTCAACGCGTACCATCGACAAGAATTGCATGTTATGCGAATAGGAGGGGGAATATTCGCTTTCGGGCGAATCGGTTATCGCTACATCCTTGCCGGATAATTCGTACTGACGGATATCGGCAGATCCGGAATCCGGAATGCGCACATACAACAGGGTAGAAGTACCCGGTATGAAGCTGGGCTGGTTGTCGTATCCTTTCCGGTTTGTGATGTTCACAGGATTATCGAACGTGAACTTGTCCTGATCCTGCTTGAACCCCACCAGGAAAATATCAGTATCAGGTAATTGAGCCTTTACTCCGGTTGAAACGAGCACCAGCCCGACGAGCAAGCGCAGCTTTTTAGAGATTTCGTTGTATGACATTTTTTCGTGCAGGTTGAAGCGTGATGGTGCGGTCCGTACTGTCGATCTCCGTACTCACATAGGTGTTATGAATACGATAGGCTCGAATGCTGATGGAGTCGTTTCCTGATAGTTCCAGGACGCGGATGGAATCGACCGGTCCGGCAAAGTCGATGTCCCGTGCGATCGTACTGCGATAGATCCCGGTCTTCCGTACGAGTTTGTATCGCAGCGTTGATTTGGAACGCAAGACCGCCTGCTGTTCCTCGATGAAATACCGG
This genomic stretch from Bacteroidota bacterium harbors:
- a CDS encoding TonB-dependent receptor, producing the protein MRFILFCFIFLFSIEPMVQAQTPGNHTVSGFIREAATGESLLGANVYIKENLKGVTTNQYGFYSITLPAGQYTLVISYLGFKSEERSVDLNKDLRINISLQSGAIETKEVTISGEKADRNVQSTDMGKEKIEIEKIKTLPAFMGEVDVLKTIQLLPGVSSAGEGNSGFYVRGGGPDQNLILLDEAVVYNASHLFGFFSVFNADAVQNVTLTKGGMPANYGGRLASVLDIQMKEGNNQKFGAEGGIGFVSSRLTVQGPIRKDTGSFIVSARRTFIDLFMGKPFVSSSSDIAGNKYYFYDLNAKVNYRLGENDRLFLSGYFGRDVFNFKSQESDFYIKVPWGNATATARWNHLFTDRLFMNTSLIYTNYKFEFEGGQDAFNFKLFSGITDYNLKTDFTWLPNVLHTVKFGAQYIFHVFVPSNASAQSGDVKFDLGKVLRNYAHDAAIYVNDEYEIDDRWKVNGGLRLSRFQQVGPFDRYVRDPVRNVVTDTLHYSPGENIKTYLKLEPRLSVRFALNDRSSIKAAYTQNYQYIHLASLSSISLPTDVWIPSTDIVRPQFGTQYAIGYFRNFKDNAWETSVEAYYKEMKNQVEYREGFLPEETVNDNIDNNFVFGRGWSYGTEWFIKKSAGKFSGWIGYTLSWTKRKFEDLNLGKEFFAKFDRRHDINIVLTRQMGTRWILGATWEYSTGNLNTFPQRLYLLSDGNIVQDYGGERNNYRLPAYHRLDFSATLKNKPGRKYESSWNFSVFNVYNRYNPYIIYFDTKSENGTIEIQAKQISLFPIIPSVTWNFKF
- a CDS encoding FAD-dependent oxidoreductase, producing the protein MNQDAVVDYLIVGQGLAGTLLGRAFERRGISFRIVEQEKPVSSSRVAAGLVHPVTGRRRAKSWMADTFLTFNESYYNSLHRDTGELFYHAVDGLEVAATVKECNDWTARMSDPDLDHLLVGQYTDDDYKTALQPSAGQFVMRHCGWMDLPRFLDFFRVKWSNQGILLTDTFDPTSLQLTEEFVQFNQVSARSIIFCEGEQARKNPLWSWLPFDPVKGEILTIRVPGLPQQHIIFHGLFLVPIGNERFRAGATYSWHELDQIPTEQAKKDLIDKLESVLRLPFELIDHQAGIRPAVKGRRPLIGRHPKHANVFLLNGFGSKGVLMGPWLTENFADWLSGKGTLHPETDIARYYIFVGDQ